In one window of Rathayibacter caricis DSM 15933 DNA:
- a CDS encoding molybdopterin-dependent oxidoreductase: MPPRRAALLAILTGIVAAAVALASAELVAVFTGAGGGPLVAVGGFVIDIVPAGVKDATIALFGTGDKLVLLLSLAFAVALLAIAAGLLEFRRPPFGALLLVVVAGLGALASVTREGATGLAAAPSIVGMVAGVLVLRTAAARLRGWEQEPARGGTDRRSFLRLVGVAGAAAVVVGVGARMATAASAAVTAVREAVALPRAASPAPAVPPTAVLDDVEGISSFVTPNAEFYRIDTALSVPSVDPAEWSLRIHGMVEEEVELTWDELLALPLEEHLVTLSCVSNEVGGDLIGTALWLGYPIRELLARARPTAGADMVLSRSIDGFTASSPLDVLQDEGRASILAVGMNGEPLPLEHGFPVRMVVPGLYGYVSATKWVTELEVTTFADDLAYWSTRGWSERGPIKVESRIDVPRQGQAVSAGTVAVAGVAWAPHTGISKVEVQVDGGEWREARLAEAVTADTWIQWVLEWDATPGDHVLTVRGTDSEGLVQTADEARPAPDGATGHHRRTIAVA, encoded by the coding sequence ATGCCCCCCAGAAGAGCCGCACTGCTCGCGATCCTCACGGGGATCGTCGCCGCCGCCGTCGCCCTCGCGAGCGCCGAGCTCGTGGCCGTGTTCACCGGCGCGGGAGGCGGTCCGCTCGTCGCGGTCGGCGGCTTCGTGATCGACATCGTGCCCGCCGGGGTGAAGGATGCGACCATCGCGCTGTTCGGCACCGGCGACAAGCTCGTCCTCCTCCTCTCGCTGGCCTTCGCCGTCGCGCTGCTCGCGATCGCCGCGGGACTGCTGGAGTTCCGCCGTCCGCCGTTCGGGGCGCTGCTGCTGGTCGTCGTCGCGGGCCTGGGGGCTCTGGCATCGGTGACGCGGGAGGGGGCGACCGGCCTGGCCGCAGCTCCGAGCATCGTCGGGATGGTGGCGGGCGTCCTCGTCCTCCGCACCGCCGCGGCACGGCTGCGCGGCTGGGAGCAGGAGCCCGCGCGGGGCGGGACCGACCGCCGCTCGTTCCTCCGCCTCGTGGGCGTCGCGGGTGCCGCGGCGGTCGTCGTGGGCGTCGGGGCGCGGATGGCGACCGCCGCGTCGGCCGCCGTCACCGCGGTGCGCGAGGCCGTGGCGCTGCCGCGCGCCGCCTCGCCCGCTCCGGCCGTCCCTCCGACGGCCGTGCTCGACGACGTCGAGGGGATCAGCTCCTTCGTCACGCCCAACGCCGAGTTCTACCGCATCGACACCGCGCTCTCGGTGCCGTCCGTCGACCCGGCCGAGTGGTCACTCCGGATCCACGGCATGGTCGAGGAGGAGGTCGAGCTGACGTGGGACGAGCTGCTCGCACTGCCGCTCGAGGAGCACCTGGTCACGCTGTCGTGCGTGTCGAACGAGGTCGGCGGCGACCTGATCGGCACGGCCCTCTGGCTCGGCTACCCGATCCGCGAGCTGCTGGCCCGGGCCCGCCCGACGGCGGGCGCCGACATGGTGCTCTCGCGCAGCATCGACGGCTTCACCGCCTCCAGCCCGCTGGACGTGCTGCAGGACGAGGGCCGCGCGAGCATCCTCGCCGTGGGCATGAACGGCGAGCCGCTGCCGCTCGAGCACGGCTTCCCGGTGCGGATGGTCGTGCCCGGCCTCTACGGCTACGTCTCGGCGACGAAGTGGGTCACCGAGCTGGAGGTCACGACCTTCGCCGACGACCTCGCCTACTGGTCGACGCGCGGCTGGAGCGAGCGCGGGCCGATCAAGGTCGAGTCGCGGATCGACGTGCCCAGGCAGGGCCAGGCGGTTTCGGCGGGCACCGTCGCCGTCGCCGGAGTCGCCTGGGCGCCGCACACGGGCATCTCGAAGGTCGAGGTCCAGGTCGACGGAGGGGAGTGGCGCGAGGCCCGCCTCGCCGAGGCGGTCACCGCCGACACCTGGATCCAGTGGGTGCTCGAGTGGGACGCCACGCCCGGCGACCACGTGCTGACCGTCCGCGGCACCGACTCCGAGGGGCTGGTGCAGACCGCCGACGAGGCGCGGCCGGCGCCCGACGGCGCGACAGGCCACCACCGCCGCACGATCGCGGTCGCCTGA